One window from the genome of Streptococcus halotolerans encodes:
- a CDS encoding LacI family DNA-binding transcriptional regulator, whose protein sequence is MATLKDIAGLAKVSQATVSRVLNQDPTLSVGEKTRHRILTIADDLGYQKHLKTLNVPKVRHKIAIIQWYTEQEELNDLYYHAIRLGIEKRSQDLQYDIIRFFNQEPEKLPEETIGIIAIGKFSSSQIKRFEACHDNLVFVDSDTLTKGYHCVTTDFENAVIAVVDHFMSKGVTKIGMIAGEEKTNDGLESLIDPRFRTFRNYTIEQGIYDATSIFVGQFSAESGYQLMTQAIQTLDEDLPTAFFIANDTLAIGALRALQENNFKVPKDVQLISFNDTAITKQVYPTLSSITVFTNEMGQTAVDVLNRQAINPRPIATVTKLGTHLTLRESSL, encoded by the coding sequence ATGGCAACTTTGAAGGATATTGCAGGCTTAGCTAAGGTGTCTCAAGCAACAGTGTCTCGTGTTTTAAATCAAGACCCCACGCTTTCTGTTGGGGAAAAAACGAGACACCGCATCTTAACGATAGCAGACGACTTGGGCTATCAAAAGCATTTAAAAACACTAAATGTACCAAAAGTGCGGCATAAGATTGCTATTATACAATGGTATACGGAGCAAGAAGAACTTAATGACCTCTATTATCACGCTATACGTCTAGGCATTGAGAAACGCTCGCAAGACTTACAGTATGATATTATTCGTTTTTTCAATCAAGAACCTGAAAAATTACCGGAAGAAACCATTGGAATAATTGCGATTGGTAAATTTAGTAGCTCACAAATCAAACGATTTGAAGCCTGCCATGATAATTTGGTCTTTGTCGATAGTGACACGCTCACAAAGGGCTATCATTGCGTCACTACTGATTTTGAAAATGCCGTAATTGCCGTGGTTGATCATTTTATGAGCAAGGGAGTGACTAAGATTGGCATGATTGCCGGCGAAGAAAAAACCAACGATGGACTAGAGAGTTTGATAGATCCACGCTTTCGCACTTTCCGTAATTACACTATTGAGCAAGGGATCTACGACGCCACTAGTATCTTTGTGGGGCAATTCTCGGCTGAATCCGGCTATCAACTAATGACACAGGCCATCCAAACACTTGATGAAGACTTGCCTACAGCCTTTTTCATCGCCAATGATACTCTAGCCATCGGAGCTTTACGAGCGCTACAAGAAAATAACTTTAAAGTTCCCAAAGATGTTCAATTGATTTCCTTTAATGACACAGCCATTACCAAACAGGTTTACCCAACCTTATCCAGCATTACGGTCTTTACGAACGAGATGGGGCAAACTGCTGTTGACGTTCTTAATCGCCAAGCCATCAACCCTCGCCCTATTGCTACGGTGACCAAATTAGGAACACATTTGACATTGAGAGAAAGTAGCCTTTGA
- a CDS encoding ABC transporter ATP-binding protein, with protein MVELNLNHIHKKYPNTEHYAVEDFNLDIKDKEFIVFVGPSGCGKSTTLRMIAGLEDISEGEFKIDGEVVNDKSPKDRDIAMVFQNYALYPHMSVYDNMAFGLKLRKYKKADIDARVKEAAQILGLTEFLDRKPADLSGGQRQRVAMGRAIVRDAKVFLMDEPLSNLDAKLRVSMRAEIAKIHQRIGSTTIYVTHDQTEAMTLADRIVIMSATKNPQGNGTIGRIEQVGTPQELYNTPANKFVAGFIGSPAMNFFEVSVKDGFIVSDDGLNIAIPEGQEKLLEAKGYKGKKVIFGIRPEDISGDLLVKDTYPNAQVNAEVLVSELLGSETMLYVKLGQTEFASRVDARDFHNPGEQVSLTFNVAKGHFFDIETEKAIR; from the coding sequence ATGGTTGAATTAAATTTAAATCATATTCATAAAAAATACCCAAATACAGAACACTATGCGGTTGAAGACTTCAATTTGGACATTAAGGACAAAGAATTTATCGTTTTTGTTGGTCCATCAGGATGTGGAAAATCAACGACACTTCGTATGATTGCTGGGCTTGAAGATATTTCTGAAGGAGAATTCAAGATTGACGGTGAGGTTGTCAATGACAAGTCTCCTAAAGATCGTGATATTGCGATGGTTTTCCAAAACTATGCCCTTTACCCACACATGAGTGTTTATGATAATATGGCTTTTGGGCTTAAATTACGTAAATACAAAAAAGCCGACATCGATGCACGTGTTAAAGAAGCAGCTCAAATTCTTGGTTTGACAGAATTCCTAGATCGCAAGCCTGCTGATTTGTCTGGTGGTCAGCGTCAACGTGTGGCAATGGGACGTGCTATCGTTCGTGATGCTAAAGTTTTCCTCATGGATGAACCGTTGTCAAACTTGGATGCCAAACTTCGCGTGTCAATGCGTGCTGAAATTGCTAAAATCCACCAACGTATTGGATCAACAACGATCTATGTTACCCATGACCAAACGGAAGCGATGACGCTTGCTGACCGTATCGTTATTATGAGTGCTACCAAAAATCCTCAAGGTAACGGTACTATCGGTAGAATTGAACAAGTTGGTACCCCTCAAGAACTTTACAATACACCTGCTAACAAATTTGTCGCAGGCTTTATCGGTAGCCCAGCTATGAACTTCTTTGAAGTATCGGTTAAAGATGGCTTTATTGTCAGTGATGACGGACTCAACATTGCTATTCCAGAGGGACAAGAAAAACTGTTAGAAGCTAAAGGCTATAAAGGTAAAAAAGTCATTTTCGGTATTCGTCCAGAAGACATTTCAGGAGACCTTCTAGTCAAAGATACCTATCCAAATGCTCAAGTCAATGCTGAAGTCTTGGTGTCAGAGTTACTAGGTTCCGAAACGATGCTTTATGTGAAGCTAGGTCAAACCGAATTTGCTTCTCGAGTTGATGCGCGTGATTTCCACAATCCAGGCGAACAAGTTAGCCTAACCTTTAACGTTGCCAAAGGGCATTTCTTTGATATCGAAACAGAGAAAGCCATTCGTTAA
- the dexB gene encoding glucan 1,6-alpha-glucosidase DexB yields the protein MQKHWWHSATIYQIYPKSFMDSNGDGIGDLQGIISKLDYLEKLGITAIWLSPVYQSPMDDNGYDISDYEAIADIFGDMSDMEELLNQANQRGIKIVMDLVVNHTSDEHAWFIEARDNAASPKRDYYIWRDQPNDLVSAFSGSAWEYDDESGQYYLHLFSKKQPDLNWENEELRHKIYDMMNFWIDKGIGGFRMDVIDLLGKIPDQKIRENGPKLHDYLKEMNQASFGEHDLLTVGETWGATPEIAKQYSNPDNQELSMVFQFEHIGLQHKPDRPKWDYAKGLDVPALKRIFNKWQTQLELGQGWNSLFWNNHDLPRVLSIWGDTGIYREKSAKALAILLHLMRGTPYIYQGEEIGMTNYPFENLEQLEDIESLNYAKEALEDGGDLSQIMDSIRVIGRDNARTPMQWDKTAQAGFSETEKTWLPVNPNYQTINVAAALEDPDSIFYTYQALVALRKEAAWLVDADFELLDTEDQVFAYKRYTKDETYLVVVNLSGQEQAIKLTCPVQETIISNTDIQRVVNTQTLEAWDAFCVRVK from the coding sequence ATGCAAAAACATTGGTGGCATTCAGCTACAATTTATCAAATTTACCCTAAATCTTTCATGGATTCTAATGGAGATGGGATTGGTGACCTTCAAGGAATTATTTCAAAACTTGATTACCTTGAAAAGCTTGGCATCACGGCTATTTGGCTGTCACCGGTTTATCAAAGTCCTATGGATGATAATGGATATGATATTTCTGATTATGAAGCTATTGCAGATATCTTCGGTGACATGAGTGATATGGAAGAGCTTCTTAATCAAGCTAACCAGCGCGGGATTAAGATTGTGATGGATTTGGTGGTCAATCATACGTCTGACGAGCATGCTTGGTTTATTGAAGCGCGTGACAACGCAGCCAGTCCCAAGAGAGACTATTATATCTGGCGTGATCAGCCTAATGACTTAGTCTCTGCTTTTTCAGGTTCTGCCTGGGAATATGATGATGAGTCAGGTCAGTATTATTTACACCTTTTTAGTAAAAAGCAACCTGATCTCAACTGGGAAAATGAAGAACTCCGTCATAAAATCTATGACATGATGAATTTCTGGATTGATAAGGGCATTGGCGGTTTTAGGATGGATGTTATTGATCTTCTTGGAAAAATTCCAGATCAGAAAATTCGTGAAAACGGTCCGAAATTGCATGATTACTTAAAGGAAATGAATCAAGCCAGCTTTGGGGAACATGATTTATTGACGGTCGGAGAGACATGGGGAGCTACACCTGAAATTGCCAAACAGTATTCCAACCCAGATAATCAGGAATTGTCCATGGTCTTTCAGTTTGAGCACATTGGTTTGCAACATAAGCCTGATAGACCAAAATGGGATTATGCCAAGGGTCTAGATGTACCCGCGCTCAAGCGTATCTTTAATAAGTGGCAAACCCAATTAGAATTAGGACAAGGTTGGAATTCTCTCTTTTGGAATAATCATGATTTGCCTCGCGTTTTGTCTATCTGGGGTGATACTGGAATTTACCGTGAGAAGTCAGCTAAGGCTTTGGCGATTTTACTACATTTAATGCGTGGAACGCCTTATATCTATCAGGGTGAAGAAATTGGCATGACCAACTATCCTTTTGAAAATCTAGAACAATTGGAAGATATTGAGTCTTTAAACTATGCTAAAGAAGCCTTGGAAGATGGTGGGGACTTATCACAAATCATGGACAGTATCCGTGTGATTGGTCGTGATAATGCTCGAACGCCGATGCAGTGGGACAAGACAGCACAAGCTGGTTTTTCAGAAACCGAAAAGACTTGGTTACCTGTCAATCCAAACTATCAAACGATTAATGTAGCAGCTGCTTTGGAAGATCCTGACTCAATCTTTTATACTTATCAAGCGTTGGTCGCCTTACGCAAGGAAGCAGCGTGGCTAGTGGATGCTGATTTCGAATTGCTTGATACAGAAGATCAAGTGTTTGCTTATAAACGCTATACGAAAGATGAAACCTATCTGGTAGTAGTGAACCTATCAGGTCAAGAACAAGCTATCAAATTGACCTGTCCTGTTCAAGAGACTATTATCTCAAATACTGATATACAGCGGGTGGTTAATACTCAGACCCTAGAAGCTTGGGATGCCTTTTGTGTAAGGGTGAAATAG